Proteins encoded together in one Paracidovorax wautersii window:
- a CDS encoding lytic transglycosylase domain-containing protein, which yields MTASGKVVAGVRTFASDIVDGFLEITHSGFALLGLAVAFAAITLTARPDLRQAGEERLMGWLQARQEALLGTPIELGAIDRATAGNPKDLPKEQAAVAYWLSKKYRVAPEPLAVLVSEAYDIGTRTKLDPTLILAIMAVESSFNPFAQSSVGAQGLMQVMTRVHTDKYQNFGGHFAAFDPVSNLRVGVKVLQECITRAGSLEGGLRFYVGAANLPDDGGYAAKVLAEHFRLRQVASGRAVPLQPAAPATPPMLSTKAPAQSVPAPAAADAAAAAATVPAAGAVGDKVALLSEHGATATP from the coding sequence ATGACAGCGTCAGGAAAAGTGGTTGCCGGAGTGCGTACATTCGCCTCCGACATCGTCGACGGCTTTCTTGAAATCACACACAGCGGCTTCGCCCTTCTCGGATTGGCCGTGGCTTTCGCGGCCATCACCCTTACGGCGCGGCCCGATCTGCGCCAGGCTGGCGAAGAACGCCTGATGGGCTGGCTCCAGGCCCGCCAAGAGGCATTGCTGGGCACGCCCATCGAGCTGGGCGCGATCGATCGCGCCACGGCCGGCAACCCCAAGGACCTGCCCAAGGAGCAGGCCGCAGTGGCGTACTGGCTGAGCAAGAAATACCGCGTCGCGCCCGAGCCCCTGGCGGTGCTGGTATCCGAAGCCTATGACATCGGTACCCGTACCAAGCTCGATCCCACGTTGATCCTGGCCATCATGGCTGTGGAATCCAGCTTCAATCCGTTCGCTCAGAGTTCGGTAGGTGCGCAGGGCCTGATGCAGGTGATGACCCGCGTGCACACCGACAAGTACCAGAATTTCGGCGGCCACTTTGCGGCCTTCGATCCGGTGAGCAACCTGCGCGTGGGCGTGAAGGTGCTGCAGGAATGCATCACCCGCGCCGGCTCGCTCGAAGGCGGTCTGCGTTTCTACGTGGGTGCGGCCAATCTGCCTGACGACGGTGGTTACGCGGCCAAGGTGCTGGCGGAGCATTTCCGTCTGCGCCAAGTCGCCAGCGGACGTGCCGTGCCCCTGCAGCCCGCAGCGCCCGCCACGCCACCCATGCTCTCCACCAAGGCGCCGGCCCAAAGCGTGCCGGCCCCTGCCGCGGCTGATGCAGCCGCCGCTGCAGCCACCGTGCCCGCCGCAGGCGCTGTGGGCGACAAGGTGGCACTGCTGTCCGAGCACGGCGCCACGGCCACGCCCTGA